ATTGAGCAGATTGGCTACGGTATTGATCTTCGTCGCTGGAGAACCTCCAGTAGCGGGGAAGCCGACGCCAGGTGACGCGCCGGTAGTAAGGTTGACAAGATTCGCTATGGTAGCGACAGCATTGGCTAGCCCCTTGGCATTCGTCGAAGATGCGCCGTAGCCTCCGCTGGCGTCGAGAAACTGCGAGAGCGCATAGACCGTGGCAGTTGTGGTGACTTCGTTGACCACGAACTGCGCAGATGCGGTGATCTGGTTGCAAGCCCCAGGCGCAGTCGCCAACATAATCGCCGAATTATCAGAAGCCGAGCCAACCTTGCCACCCGTGACAGTCACTAGCAATTGCGAGGTGCTTACAGGACATTCATAGCCCGCTGAAATGCTGAACGCACCCGTCGCATCCGTCGTAACGGTACTCGTAAGCAGCGAAGTCGCAGTTGAGGCATTGCCAGACGTACCCGCCGCATAAAGATGAACAGTCGCTCCAGCAATTGGCTGCGTGCCTGCCAGCGCCTTGCCACCGAATGCTACTCCACTATAGGAGCCCGTAGGCGGTGGTGGCGGTGATGATTGCGTCGTTCCTCCGCTTCCACACCCGGCAAGCAGGACCAGAAAACCACTGACCGCGCCAGCAACAGCAAAAAACCAAACAGAGTGCAATATGGATCGTTGCAAAACAGCCCCCAATCGCATCTTCCTACTCATGCCGGTAGGGCTGGGTCATGCCCTTGAGATCAACTGAAGCTAGAAACGTTCGGATATCTGCCGTCAGTTGTGTGCGGGCAACATCGGCAGGCAGCGTCGTATCGATCGTTTCGGCCCGGATCAGAATAGGAATAGGACGAGCGGGATCCTGCGTGAAAATCGACTGCGGCTCAGGTTTGCTGTAGACGAAGCCGAAGTGGCTGTGATCCCTGGAATACTCTCCGCACGAAGCGCCGTTGCAGATCGTGTTGACCTCAAGATACTGTGTTGCCCCACTGTTGAAGAAGGAACCGGAAAAATCGACCAGCACGCCTCCCGCCATAGGAATCGCTATCTGGCCGGCCCATAGGGGCTCTTCTCCGCGCGCCGTGTGGCAGATCAACGTATCGTGCGCGCCCAGCACAGGCGAGATACCCAGCGAGATATGCGCGCCGCCATCGGCCGGCGCATACTCCGCCCAGTGGTAGATCAGCGGGCCGGTGTAGTAGTTCTCGTTCCACAACCGCACCAGCGTATAGGACCCAACATGCTGTGGAAACTGTCCCATCGCCGTTGCATCTGCCTTCTCCTCTGCCACATGCGCGCGACCGTTGGCATACGCGCGCGCCACGCCCACCACCCCGACCGCTACAAAGATCACCATCGCGATAAGCCGAAGAAAAAGCGCCGGTCCCGGTTTCAACGGGGATGGCGCAACCATCTCATCGTCGGGCTTCACCTGTCCCGGCTCTTCGCCCAACCGTTGGATCGCATAGAAGAGCAGCACCGTGGCGACGAGGAACAAGCATCCACCGATGATGTAGTCACCCATCGTGGCACGGGTCTGGAGCCAGGTCACGCGCAACGCCACCAGGTAGTAGAGCACCAGCGTGCAAAGCCGGGCGAAGTTGAAAACGTAACCCAGCAGCACCGCGCCCACGACCACCAGCGCATGAGCGCGCCAGCGAAAACGATAGAGATACCCGGCAATCAGGGCAATAAAGCCCATCGTGCTTGCACCTCGTATGCCATTGCACCCTGGCGCGATAAACATGCCAAACTTCGGTGTGAACATCAGACGCATCTGGTCCGGCGTGAGCTTCTGTCCAAGCGCAATCGCAAATGCACGCGCAACGTGTGCCGAAGCTCGCTGCAACGGAAGATCGACGAAGACGTTGAATATATGTGGAATGGGATCAACAAACGAGATCAGAATGATCGGAAACAGAGCCGCTCGATACAGGCGCGTGCCTCCAAACAGCAACACCGCGCCCGAAACATACCCGAAAGCGACGAGTGAGTAGGGCGGGATGCCAACAAACCATTTCGGGGAAAAGGTAAAGATTAGTACGGCCTGAGTACTCAGATGAACGACTATGGCGGTCACAACCAGCACAACCAATCCCCACCAGGTGCCTTGCATCTGCCATCTCTGTCGCCGCCACACCCGGAGAATGAGCACAAGGCTGACCAGCGGGATGAACATGCCGATCGACTTCAGTGCATTCGTCGTCCATATGCTCCACAAAGCGGAGGCGGTCGAACTAATATTGGCGACGCCGAGGATAACCAGGATGGACGCACACACGGCAACCCGGCGATGCGTCAGTTCCGCCCCTTCTGCGGTAAGCAGAGGACGCGCTTCAGCAACGGCCGGGATCATAGACATACCGTATTCGATTCAGATTCAGTTGACTGCGAGCTTACACGCGATTCAGATTCAAAAAATTGAGCTACTTGGACTTACGGCGACCCTTGATGCGAGCACGCATGGAGACGAAGAGCGCACCTGCAGAACCGACCACGGCGAGAATAGCTGTTGGGTTCTCCGGAGAGCTCACACAACCATCGACATCCAGTCCGAAGACGCGTGCAGTGGTAAGGAGGGCCAAAACGGGGAGAAGGAGCCAATATTTCTTCATGTGTGTCCTCAATTGCGAAGGTACTTTCCCAAAAAGGGAAAGTCAACGCAGATTTCGCCCGATTTCATAACACTTTTAGGTAGGGAACATACTTCATCATGGCAATGCCATTCCGCGTTATTGCCCCGCCGATTGCCTTCCCGTTTCAAGCCACCGGCGAAGCTCCGGACCTTGGGTTGCCCGTAACTGGATGCAGGCGTTGATGCTATCGACGGTCTTGGACAGTGTCCGCTCGGCCGCATCCACCTTGTGCGAAGAGAAGAACTGTGAAACCTGATCGCGCCGTTCTCCTGTGCAAAAATAGCTCGCAGCTTTGACGACGCGCGTGCCGGAGTTCGTCGTGAACTGGGCATGGACCTTATCCCAATTCTGCTGGATATACTCCCAGGCCTGATCCTGGGTCTCAGACTGCTCCAAAAGACCTACGAAGATGCGCCAACTGTCCTGATTACGAACTTTACCCGAGACGGCATAGTCGAGCGTGCGCGTGACCAGCTCTGGCGAACGGAAGCGTGTAATGGAGCGTAGCGCCTCTGCTTGCAGGTCGGGATCAGCAGTATCGTGCGTAGCCTCCAGGATGCGGTCATAGAGCGCCGCATCGCCATTCGAAGCAGCAATGCGTACCGCCGCTTCGGCGAGTGCAGGATCGAGTGTCCTGTCGGCTGGCCCACTGGCCGGATAAGCGCGATTAGCGATCTCCTTTGCCTCAGCAAGAACACTCGGCGACTTCGCATCACCAAGAATCTCAAAGAGCTTGGCACGCAGCTGCGCCCGATCATGCGGCTCGCTCTTCTTCGGACTGCCAAGCGCCTGATAAACAGGCTCAAATTCGCGGCGCAGCACAGCGTCCAATTCTTTGCGGTCACTGCTTGTAGCAATATCGGCGTCGATTCGCTCAAGCTGCTGTTCTGCCATGTCGAACAGCGTCGCATTCGGATCGTTCTTGAGCGCCGCCAGCAGGTTCAGGTAATCCCCTACCGTTCCCTGCCCCGACCGAGCCAATGCCCAGCGGTCGCTGAGCAGACCAATGCGCTCCACCGGAGTAAGGTCCGTCTCGGCATGGGCAACAATGTCGCTGAACTGCGCCGGTGCGTACTCCGTGCGGTAGTATCCCTTGTCGCTCGCATTCGCAAAAAGCAACGACGATGCAGTAGCGAGGTCCGAAAGCGGCAGAGTCGAATCCTCCGGCGTCAACAAATGACAGTCGGGCCGTCCACTGGTCTTCAGGCAAACAGGAATAGTCCAGTGCTGATCGCGGCCCATCTTCACTGTCGCCGACAAAAAGAACCGGCTCTGCGCAACCGGCACACTGTTCCCCTCCCGCTTCGACAGCGTGAGTAGAGGAACGCCCGGCTGAGTCACAAAGCTCGACATGATCTTGTCCACTGGCAGATGCGACGTGGCTGTCTGAGCATTCCAGAAATCCTCAGCCGTGGCGTTGCCATAGAGATGCGCAGCCAGATAGTTGTGCACGCCGCGCCGGAATGTCTCCTGCCCGACATAGTTTTCAACCATGCCCAGAACAGCCCCTGCCTTGCCATAGGCGATGCCG
This is a stretch of genomic DNA from Edaphobacter acidisoli. It encodes these proteins:
- the xrtJ gene encoding exosortase J; amino-acid sequence: MSMIPAVAEARPLLTAEGAELTHRRVAVCASILVILGVANISSTASALWSIWTTNALKSIGMFIPLVSLVLILRVWRRQRWQMQGTWWGLVVLVVTAIVVHLSTQAVLIFTFSPKWFVGIPPYSLVAFGYVSGAVLLFGGTRLYRAALFPIILISFVDPIPHIFNVFVDLPLQRASAHVARAFAIALGQKLTPDQMRLMFTPKFGMFIAPGCNGIRGASTMGFIALIAGYLYRFRWRAHALVVVGAVLLGYVFNFARLCTLVLYYLVALRVTWLQTRATMGDYIIGGCLFLVATVLLFYAIQRLGEEPGQVKPDDEMVAPSPLKPGPALFLRLIAMVIFVAVGVVGVARAYANGRAHVAEEKADATAMGQFPQHVGSYTLVRLWNENYYTGPLIYHWAEYAPADGGAHISLGISPVLGAHDTLICHTARGEEPLWAGQIAIPMAGGVLVDFSGSFFNSGATQYLEVNTICNGASCGEYSRDHSHFGFVYSKPEPQSIFTQDPARPIPILIRAETIDTTLPADVARTQLTADIRTFLASVDLKGMTQPYRHE
- a CDS encoding PExPT-CTERM protein, with protein sequence MKKYWLLLPVLALLTTARVFGLDVDGCVSSPENPTAILAVVGSAGALFVSMRARIKGRRKSK
- a CDS encoding M1 family metallopeptidase, which produces MLFRNTLLALVVLALPISAADAQRLPSGVQPEAYNLTLTPDLKAATFTGQETIDITLDHPSRSITLNAAEITFLSVKSGEQAAEVSLDPAKEQATFTFPEALPAGHARLEISYTGILNDKLRGFYLSKTARRNYAVTQFEPTDARRAYPSFDEPALKATYDISLVVDNGDTAISNTNIISDTPGPIAGKHTIHFATTPRMSTYLVAFLVGDFKCTEGKSDGVPIRACSTPDKVELTRFAVEAAEHVLHYYDNYFGIKYPMPKLDMVALPDFEAGAMENFGCITYRETDLLVDAKHGSVDAKKRVAIVVAHEMAHQWFGDMVTMQWWDNIWLNEGFATWMETKAAQNWHPEWHFDQDAAQDLDTTLNLDAQATTRTIRAKANTPDEINEMFDGIAYGKAGAVLGMVENYVGQETFRRGVHNYLAAHLYGNATAEDFWNAQTATSHLPVDKIMSSFVTQPGVPLLTLSKREGNSVPVAQSRFFLSATVKMGRDQHWTIPVCLKTSGRPDCHLLTPEDSTLPLSDLATASSLLFANASDKGYYRTEYAPAQFSDIVAHAETDLTPVERIGLLSDRWALARSGQGTVGDYLNLLAALKNDPNATLFDMAEQQLERIDADIATSSDRKELDAVLRREFEPVYQALGSPKKSEPHDRAQLRAKLFEILGDAKSPSVLAEAKEIANRAYPASGPADRTLDPALAEAAVRIAASNGDAALYDRILEATHDTADPDLQAEALRSITRFRSPELVTRTLDYAVSGKVRNQDSWRIFVGLLEQSETQDQAWEYIQQNWDKVHAQFTTNSGTRVVKAASYFCTGERRDQVSQFFSSHKVDAAERTLSKTVDSINACIQLRATQGPELRRWLETGRQSAGQ